In a single window of the Terriglobus roseus genome:
- a CDS encoding EAL domain-containing protein: protein MQEVEYQLWVREQERKLRSGSPKPILIKGEIPSFSMAFQPIVNVLDGTTFAYEALVRSEAGESAHSVLSRVQPRNFHLFDKACRSRAMTDAIRWGLLQDPLPSLCVNVNPNAAISANSHLRLTCDEAVSVGFPLNRMIIELVEDDEICDFDGLKRVLDDYRACGVKIAMDDFGAGYSGLKLMSKLQPDIIKLDMALISRLHVDRTSQVIVKAIVQACFELGITTIAEGVETYETALRLRDMGVVYQQGYYFARPGFEHLPQVTCALPEPTIG, encoded by the coding sequence ATGCAGGAAGTGGAATATCAGCTCTGGGTTCGGGAGCAGGAGCGCAAGCTCCGGAGTGGTTCTCCAAAACCCATCTTGATCAAGGGTGAGATTCCAAGCTTCTCCATGGCTTTCCAACCCATCGTCAATGTTCTGGACGGAACGACCTTCGCATACGAGGCCTTGGTGCGTTCGGAGGCGGGCGAGAGCGCGCACTCGGTCCTGTCGCGTGTTCAGCCGCGTAATTTCCATCTGTTTGATAAGGCCTGCCGCTCGCGCGCGATGACAGACGCGATCCGGTGGGGTCTGCTGCAGGATCCGCTGCCAAGTCTTTGTGTCAATGTGAATCCGAACGCAGCGATCAGCGCCAACAGTCATCTGCGGCTCACCTGCGATGAGGCAGTCAGTGTCGGTTTCCCATTGAACCGGATGATCATCGAACTGGTTGAGGACGATGAGATTTGTGACTTCGACGGGCTTAAGCGCGTGCTGGACGACTACCGTGCCTGTGGCGTGAAGATCGCGATGGATGACTTCGGTGCAGGCTATTCGGGCCTGAAGCTGATGTCCAAGTTGCAGCCAGACATCATCAAACTGGATATGGCATTGATCAGCCGGCTGCATGTTGACCGGACGTCGCAGGTCATCGTGAAGGCGATTGTGCAGGCCTGCTTCGAACTCGGGATTACCACCATCGCAGAAGGTGTCGAAACCTACGAGACGGCGTTGCGACTGCGCGATATGGGCGTCGTCTACCAGCAGGGTTATTACTTCGCTCGACCCGGCTTCGAGCATCTGCCGCAGGTAACGTGCGCGCTGCCGGAGCCGACCATCGGCTAG
- the uvrB gene encoding excinuclease ABC subunit UvrB, whose amino-acid sequence MDFQLATDYTPQGDQPRAIAELTAGLRDGEKHQVLLGVTGSGKTFTMAKVIEAANRPAIVLAHNKTLAAQLYHEFKQFFPNNAVEYFVSYYDYYQPEAYIPSGDLYIEKEATINEELDKLRLSATRSLFERRDCIIVSSVSCIYGLGSPEAYYGMLMLLEKGQKIKREDITRRLVEILYDRNDGDFRRGTFRVRGDVIEVFPTYDELAYRIELFGDEIDSLSQIDPLFGTVKQKYARLPIYPKSHYVVQPERKSSAIDSIVSELVEWEAQLEKEGRMVEAQRIHQRTRFDLEMIKSVGYCHGIENYSRHFSQRLPGEPPPTLFDYFPRDFMVFIDESHVTVPQLHGMWHGDRSRKGNLVDYGFRLPSAMDNRPLKFDEFETRTGQIIYVSATPGAYELTKSAGVVTEQIIRPTGLVDPPVEIRPIKGQIDDLLAEIRDRVEKNQRVLVTTLTKRMAEDLSGYYTEVGVKCRYMHSEIETLERVKLLRDLRKGEYDVLIGINLLREGLDLPEVSLVAILDADKEGFLRSQGSLIQTIGRAARHLEGRAILYADVMTDSMRRAIDETDRRREKQVAYNEEHGITPMSVVRPIGEALVGIAEADYVDVTTDDNVADFPNQQALDKHIAGMESDMREAAKNFEFEKAAKLRDQIKEMRTKEFFFS is encoded by the coding sequence CGAGACGGCGAAAAACATCAGGTGCTGCTGGGCGTCACAGGCTCTGGCAAGACCTTCACCATGGCAAAGGTCATCGAAGCGGCAAACCGCCCCGCCATTGTGCTGGCACATAATAAGACGCTGGCGGCGCAGCTCTATCACGAGTTCAAACAGTTCTTCCCGAACAACGCCGTTGAATACTTCGTCAGCTACTACGACTACTACCAGCCCGAGGCTTACATTCCTTCGGGCGATCTGTACATCGAGAAAGAAGCGACGATCAACGAAGAGCTGGACAAGCTGCGGCTCTCCGCAACGCGTTCTCTCTTTGAACGTCGCGACTGCATCATCGTCTCGTCCGTGTCGTGCATCTACGGTCTCGGGTCTCCGGAAGCCTACTACGGCATGCTGATGCTGCTGGAGAAAGGTCAGAAGATCAAGCGAGAGGACATCACGCGTCGCCTGGTCGAAATCCTCTACGACCGCAACGACGGCGATTTCCGACGCGGCACCTTCCGCGTGCGCGGCGACGTCATCGAGGTCTTCCCCACCTATGACGAACTTGCCTACCGCATCGAGCTCTTCGGGGATGAGATCGACTCACTTTCGCAGATCGATCCACTCTTCGGTACGGTCAAGCAGAAGTACGCGCGCCTGCCCATCTATCCCAAGAGTCACTACGTCGTGCAGCCCGAACGCAAGTCCTCCGCGATCGACAGCATCGTCAGCGAGCTGGTCGAGTGGGAGGCGCAGCTTGAGAAGGAAGGCCGCATGGTGGAGGCGCAGCGTATCCACCAGCGCACCCGCTTCGACCTGGAAATGATCAAGTCCGTCGGCTACTGCCACGGCATCGAGAACTACTCGCGGCACTTCAGCCAGCGACTGCCGGGCGAGCCACCACCGACACTCTTCGACTACTTCCCCCGCGACTTCATGGTCTTCATCGATGAAAGCCACGTCACTGTTCCGCAGCTTCACGGGATGTGGCATGGCGATCGGTCGCGCAAGGGCAATCTCGTCGACTACGGCTTCCGCCTGCCGTCCGCGATGGACAATCGCCCGCTCAAATTCGACGAGTTCGAGACTCGAACCGGCCAGATCATCTATGTCAGCGCAACACCGGGCGCATATGAACTCACAAAGTCCGCAGGTGTCGTCACCGAGCAGATCATCCGTCCCACTGGCCTGGTCGACCCGCCGGTCGAAATCCGTCCCATCAAGGGCCAGATCGACGACCTGCTCGCCGAAATTCGTGATCGCGTCGAGAAGAACCAGCGCGTCCTAGTGACGACTCTGACCAAGCGCATGGCCGAGGATCTAAGCGGTTATTACACCGAGGTCGGTGTGAAGTGCCGCTACATGCACTCGGAAATTGAGACACTTGAACGCGTCAAACTGCTGCGCGACCTGCGCAAGGGTGAGTACGACGTGCTGATCGGCATCAACCTGCTGCGAGAGGGTCTCGACCTTCCAGAGGTCTCGCTCGTCGCGATTCTGGATGCCGATAAGGAAGGCTTTCTCCGCTCGCAGGGTTCTCTGATCCAGACCATTGGCCGTGCAGCGCGACATCTGGAAGGCCGGGCGATCCTGTATGCCGACGTTATGACGGACAGCATGCGTCGCGCGATTGATGAAACCGACCGACGCCGCGAGAAGCAGGTCGCCTATAACGAGGAGCACGGCATCACGCCCATGTCTGTCGTTCGTCCGATCGGAGAAGCGCTCGTCGGCATCGCAGAAGCTGACTACGTCGATGTGACAACCGACGACAATGTGGCCGACTTTCCGAATCAGCAGGCGCTGGACAAACACATCGCCGGCATGGAATCGGATATGCGCGAAGCCGCGAAGAACTTCGAGTTTGAGAAAGCTGCGAAGCTCCGCGACCAGATCAAGGAGATGCGTACGAAGGAGTTTTTCTTCTCGTAA